One stretch of Thermanaerosceptrum fracticalcis DNA includes these proteins:
- a CDS encoding nucleoside triphosphate pyrophosphohydrolase: MATIKYDKLVRDRIPEIIEMTGKKAIIEKLDEAIYKKLLDEKLGEELQEYICNDNVEELADIVEVIYAILDYKKVTIEEFERIRLKKAEERGGFKERLLLKEVIEELE; this comes from the coding sequence ATGGCTACAATTAAATATGATAAGCTGGTGAGAGATAGAATACCAGAAATTATAGAAATGACTGGGAAAAAGGCCATAATTGAAAAATTAGATGAAGCTATTTATAAAAAGCTCCTTGATGAAAAGCTGGGGGAAGAACTTCAGGAATATATTTGTAATGATAATGTTGAGGAATTAGCTGACATTGTTGAGGTAATATACGCAATTCTTGATTATAAGAAAGTAACCATCGAGGAATTTGAAAGAATTCGCCTGAAAAAGGCGGAGGAACGGGGAGGTTTTAAAGAGCGATTATTATTAAAGGAAGTAATTGAAGAACTGGAGTGA
- the hypE gene encoding hydrogenase expression/formation protein HypE, whose amino-acid sequence MDQDCILMSHGAGGLKTYQLIKEIFHKHFANPILAQELDASLFPSAPGRWAMTTDSFVVKPLFFPGGDIGKLSVCGTVNDLAVSGAKPLYLTSSFIMEEGFPLIDLEKIVASMAHTAREAGIQIVAGDTKVVEKGSGDGIFITTTGLGLVPGEIDYSPQHMRPGDKVIISGPLGQHGLTIMAARGSLPVSTSLVSDCACLHELLNPLHSPEIRCMRDPTRGGLATTLNELALQSGLGFLLEEGAIPRDPAVEGLADLLGLDSLYLANEGKAVVIASPQAAPRVLAQLRNHPLGRQASLIGEVTGETPGQVLLQTDLGTKRVLRMPAGELLPRIC is encoded by the coding sequence ATGGATCAAGACTGTATTCTTATGTCCCACGGAGCCGGGGGCTTAAAAACCTATCAACTGATTAAAGAAATATTCCATAAACACTTTGCTAACCCTATCCTTGCCCAGGAACTGGACGCCAGCCTCTTTCCCAGTGCCCCGGGTCGTTGGGCCATGACCACTGACAGCTTTGTGGTGAAACCCCTCTTTTTTCCCGGTGGGGATATTGGCAAGCTTTCAGTCTGTGGCACTGTCAACGATCTGGCTGTATCAGGGGCAAAACCCCTGTACCTAACCAGTTCCTTCATCATGGAAGAAGGCTTTCCCCTTATAGACCTGGAAAAAATCGTGGCCAGTATGGCCCACACGGCACGGGAGGCAGGGATTCAGATCGTGGCCGGTGATACTAAAGTGGTGGAAAAGGGTTCCGGTGACGGGATTTTCATCACCACCACGGGCTTAGGCCTCGTACCTGGGGAGATTGATTATTCTCCACAACACATGAGGCCCGGTGATAAAGTAATTATCTCCGGTCCCTTAGGTCAGCATGGTCTTACCATCATGGCCGCCCGTGGCAGCCTTCCTGTCTCAACCTCCCTGGTCAGCGACTGTGCCTGCCTCCATGAACTGCTAAACCCCCTCCATTCCCCGGAGATTCGCTGTATGCGGGATCCCACTCGGGGCGGACTGGCCACTACGCTAAATGAATTAGCTTTACAAAGCGGGCTGGGGTTTCTTCTGGAGGAAGGCGCCATTCCCCGGGACCCTGCAGTAGAAGGTTTAGCTGACCTCCTGGGCCTGGACTCCCTCTACCTGGCCAATGAGGGAAAAGCCGTTGTGATTGCCTCTCCCCAGGCTGCCCCCCGGGTTCTGGCACAACTCCGCAATCACCCTTTAGGACGGCAGGCCTCCCTCATCGGTGAGGTCACCGGTGAGACTCCGGGGCAGGTCCTCTTACAGACAGATCTGGGTACGAAAAGAGTGCTGCGCATGCCTGCAGGGGAACTGTTGCCCAGGATATGCTAA
- a CDS encoding 4Fe-4S dicluster domain-containing protein, giving the protein MPKVVVLSEYCKSCGLCVEICPKKILSIGDKVNQKGYYTVTVTEEEKCTGCTLCGLVCPDLALEIYK; this is encoded by the coding sequence GTGCCTAAAGTTGTGGTATTGAGTGAGTATTGTAAAAGCTGTGGCCTTTGTGTAGAGATTTGTCCCAAGAAAATTCTCTCTATCGGCGATAAGGTTAATCAGAAAGGGTATTATACCGTAACGGTAACGGAAGAAGAGAAATGTACAGGATGTACCCTGTGTGGCCTGGTGTGTCCCGACCTGGCTTTGGAAATCTATAAGTAA
- a CDS encoding DUF401 family protein → MLVLGLIISFSLILYLIKRKVPMGLAIISGGIALALFSRIPVKEIVIIMGKALVERQTIELVVSVFLISLLSIMMQGYGVMDKMVEYLEKMFSNTKTLLFIIPSLLSTFMVTGSAIVAAPVIDTMGDKVGISKARKAAINLYLRHAWYFIMPISVGIVNASYIAGIPIKSLILAQFPVALACLVAAYLVYIAPLPRTEHEFTTDEGKGNIFLKVLRYTSPLLVSLVLAIWLPFYLAILLGCVLTYLVRVETADFKVLLIKSKNLPLFYAAVGIMIFKEIMENIPGLTMLIRDIINEGLPFWLILIILPFTVGYIVANTSAIVGMLYPLLLPLVTQEQLVPTAMLIYTMGYCGYFISPIHLCQALTNEFFKVSTRELYREYRITVPVMFMASVITYLFIR, encoded by the coding sequence ATGCTAGTACTCGGTTTAATCATATCCTTTTCTTTAATCTTATATCTCATAAAAAGAAAGGTACCTATGGGGCTGGCCATTATTTCTGGCGGAATTGCCCTGGCTTTATTCTCCCGTATACCGGTGAAAGAAATAGTAATCATCATGGGTAAGGCCTTAGTGGAAAGGCAGACTATAGAACTGGTAGTGAGTGTTTTTTTAATCAGTTTATTAAGCATCATGATGCAGGGTTATGGCGTTATGGATAAAATGGTGGAATACCTGGAGAAAATGTTTAGTAATACCAAAACCCTGCTGTTTATTATTCCTTCTTTACTTTCTACTTTTATGGTTACGGGAAGTGCCATTGTTGCGGCTCCGGTCATTGATACCATGGGAGACAAAGTAGGTATCAGCAAGGCCAGGAAAGCGGCTATTAATCTATATCTGCGTCATGCGTGGTATTTTATCATGCCTATATCCGTGGGTATTGTGAATGCTTCTTATATTGCCGGGATACCTATAAAATCTTTAATTTTAGCCCAGTTTCCTGTAGCCCTTGCCTGTCTGGTTGCGGCCTACCTGGTGTACATTGCCCCACTTCCCAGGACTGAACATGAATTTACTACAGATGAAGGAAAGGGTAACATTTTTCTTAAAGTATTACGTTATACTTCACCACTTCTGGTGAGCCTTGTGCTTGCAATTTGGCTTCCTTTCTATCTAGCTATTCTTCTCGGTTGTGTCTTGACTTATCTGGTGAGGGTTGAAACCGCTGATTTTAAAGTTCTACTTATAAAAAGCAAAAATTTGCCTTTGTTTTATGCCGCTGTAGGTATCATGATTTTTAAAGAGATAATGGAAAATATTCCGGGACTTACCATGTTGATTCGGGACATCATTAATGAGGGTCTACCCTTTTGGCTTATCCTTATTATCCTACCTTTTACGGTCGGCTACATTGTCGCTAATACCTCGGCTATTGTAGGAATGCTCTATCCTTTGTTATTACCTTTAGTCACACAGGAGCAGCTGGTGCCTACGGCCATGCTCATTTATACGATGGGATACTGCGGCTACTTTATTTCACCCATTCATTTGTGCCAGGCTTTAACCAACGAATTTTTCAAGGTTTCTACCCGGGAATTATACAGGGAATACCGGATAACTGTTCCCGTTATGTTTATGGCCAGTGTTATAACTTACCTGTTTATCAGGTAA
- a CDS encoding lipoate--protein ligase has product MLFIRNECLDPHHNLALEEYVLKNLDLHENCILLWQNEPSVIIGRFQNTIEEINVDYIRKNNIHVVRRMTGGGAVYHDLGNLNFTFIEKTENGNIDFRKFTEPVVKALATLGIKAEHTGRNDITIAGKKFSGNAQYIYKGKVLHHGTILFNSKLENVQEALNVKGDKIESKGVKSVRSRVTNVIDYLKEKISIEEFREILLYALFEGKPIREYKLAENDLAKVRELTAEKYLTWEWNFGNSPAFNFKKSGRFACGGVEVNLFVDKGIIQDCKIFGDFFSSCDLEELEAQFKGLRFEEKEIANKLANIDITKYFGSITKEELLSCFLV; this is encoded by the coding sequence ATGCTGTTTATCCGTAATGAGTGTTTAGACCCCCATCATAATCTGGCTTTGGAAGAATATGTTCTGAAGAACCTGGACTTACATGAAAACTGTATACTTCTTTGGCAGAACGAACCCTCTGTTATCATCGGAAGGTTTCAAAATACCATCGAAGAAATAAATGTTGATTACATTAGGAAGAATAATATTCATGTGGTACGCAGAATGACCGGCGGGGGCGCTGTCTATCATGACCTGGGGAATTTAAACTTCACTTTTATTGAAAAGACGGAAAACGGCAACATTGATTTTCGCAAATTTACGGAACCGGTGGTTAAGGCTTTGGCTACCTTGGGAATTAAAGCTGAACATACCGGCCGAAATGATATAACCATAGCTGGGAAAAAGTTTTCCGGCAACGCCCAGTATATATATAAGGGGAAGGTTCTCCATCACGGTACGATTCTTTTTAATTCTAAATTAGAGAATGTGCAGGAAGCCCTCAATGTGAAAGGAGATAAAATTGAATCCAAAGGTGTAAAATCAGTGCGCAGCCGGGTAACAAATGTCATCGATTATCTAAAAGAGAAGATTTCTATTGAGGAATTTCGGGAAATACTCCTCTATGCCCTGTTTGAAGGAAAACCAATCCGGGAGTATAAGCTTGCGGAAAATGATCTGGCCAAAGTCCGGGAACTGACGGCGGAAAAGTATCTGACCTGGGAATGGAACTTTGGTAATTCCCCCGCTTTTAATTTTAAAAAGTCCGGGCGTTTTGCCTGCGGTGGAGTGGAAGTAAATCTCTTTGTAGATAAGGGCATTATTCAGGATTGTAAAATATTTGGGGATTTTTTCAGCAGTTGTGACCTGGAAGAATTGGAAGCACAGTTTAAAGGGCTTCGTTTTGAAGAAAAGGAAATAGCCAATAAACTCGCGAATATAGATATCACGAAATATTTCGGATCCATTACGAAAGAGGAACTATTGAGCTGTTTTTTGGTCTGA
- a CDS encoding thiamine pyrophosphate-dependent enzyme translates to MQKVFGRPKGLTEIPFHYCPGCTHGIIHRLIGEVLEELNIIEDTIGVAPVGCAGFSLDFFSCDFVGAAHGRAQAVATGIKRALPDRIVFTYQGDGDIAAIGTSHAIHVAARGEKITSIMVNNAIYGMTGGQMAPTTLTGQVTTTSPYGRDNAVAGFPIDLPKTIATFDGAVYVASVSVDSPKHILQAKKAIKKAFQVQQAGLGFTLVSILSTCPTNWGMSPVDSLKWLREKMIPVYQMGEIKVSEEVKGL, encoded by the coding sequence ATGCAAAAAGTATTTGGCAGGCCTAAAGGCTTAACAGAAATACCCTTCCATTACTGCCCAGGCTGTACCCACGGTATTATTCACCGTTTAATCGGCGAAGTATTGGAAGAGTTGAATATTATAGAAGATACCATCGGGGTAGCTCCTGTGGGCTGTGCCGGTTTTTCTCTGGATTTTTTCAGCTGTGATTTCGTAGGGGCGGCACACGGGAGAGCCCAGGCAGTGGCCACCGGTATCAAGCGAGCCTTACCCGACAGGATAGTGTTTACCTACCAGGGTGATGGGGATATTGCGGCCATAGGTACTTCCCATGCGATTCATGTAGCGGCCAGAGGAGAAAAGATAACGTCTATTATGGTGAACAATGCCATCTACGGCATGACGGGAGGACAGATGGCCCCCACAACCCTCACGGGCCAGGTTACCACCACCAGTCCCTATGGCCGTGATAACGCCGTTGCTGGTTTTCCCATTGACCTTCCTAAGACTATCGCTACTTTTGATGGCGCTGTGTACGTAGCTTCTGTGTCTGTTGACTCTCCCAAGCATATCCTGCAGGCCAAAAAGGCCATTAAAAAGGCTTTCCAGGTTCAGCAGGCAGGATTGGGTTTTACCCTGGTCAGTATTCTCTCCACCTGTCCTACCAACTGGGGAATGTCGCCTGTTGACAGCCTCAAATGGTTACGGGAAAAAATGATTCCTGTCTATCAGATGGGTGAAATAAAGGTTTCCGAGGAGGTTAAAGGCTTATGA
- a CDS encoding DEAD/DEAH box helicase yields MKTEIKQSASVASVAEDLFVELFCDAFGPEKTQYLFVQYPFVDIYGNRRFIDFALESEEMRIAIEIDGERFHNPNKISSNKYFDDLLKQNSLIFNNWKVYRWAYSQLKKQREKVKDELITFVGEMPEFRMLEDYLLKQKGKAVELKDHQQFAIDNLKKMRNNGESIALLYHATGTGKTVTAVTDAKNFGERTLFLAHTRELVTQAKNTFEHIWPEKQTGMYVAEEKDTNAYVVCASIQSVAQNLDQFKPDDFGYIIIDECHHSTANTYRKVLGYFRPKFTLGLTATPERTDGEDLLELFKNVAHKLDLKTAVEIGELTPIRCIRVKTNVDISAVRINGIKYNSQDLESKLFVPERNRIIVDTYLQYVKNKKTLVFCASVKHAEEIAGLFRENDVKCEAVSGTQKSSERARILDCYENGDINVLCACDLLNEGWDSPKTEVLFMARPTMSKTLYIQQLGRGMRKCKGKDYLMVFDFIDNANMFNMPYSIHRLLNIKNYRPGQLVLAPDKQIEHDMNLLAKGEKPEVYLDFPVDITDYELIDLFNWQDEVKNMISQLEFVRMVDVQKETVERYIREGKIKPDLEVPVGDRYSFKYFKEETVKKYASEFGWELITAANMKDKFMDIVKTMDMSYSYKPVLLKAMFEHVDENGRVRVEDIVDYFIGFYSDRKNKGLVVEKKNSIFCKEGFTRKDVERNIFANPFRRFEDMRFVRRSRDIEYVEFNRHIFRKLSKEDVEWIKEHCNNKLEEYYKRNIS; encoded by the coding sequence ATGAAGACTGAGATAAAACAGTCTGCCAGTGTGGCAAGTGTCGCGGAAGACTTATTTGTCGAGCTTTTCTGTGATGCATTTGGGCCTGAAAAAACCCAGTATCTATTTGTACAGTACCCTTTTGTAGATATTTATGGCAACAGGAGATTTATTGACTTTGCTCTTGAAAGCGAAGAGATGCGGATTGCTATAGAGATTGACGGGGAACGTTTTCATAATCCTAATAAGATTTCGAGTAATAAATATTTTGACGATTTGCTAAAACAAAACAGCCTGATTTTCAACAACTGGAAGGTATACCGTTGGGCATACAGCCAATTGAAGAAGCAGCGTGAAAAGGTAAAGGATGAACTGATTACCTTTGTCGGTGAAATGCCTGAATTCAGGATGCTGGAGGATTATCTGCTAAAGCAGAAAGGAAAGGCTGTTGAACTGAAAGATCATCAGCAGTTTGCAATTGATAACCTTAAAAAGATGAGGAACAACGGAGAAAGTATTGCGCTTTTATACCATGCAACAGGCACAGGTAAAACGGTCACTGCAGTTACTGATGCCAAGAACTTTGGTGAAAGAACCCTTTTCCTGGCGCATACCCGGGAGCTTGTCACTCAGGCAAAAAATACATTCGAGCATATCTGGCCTGAGAAACAAACTGGTATGTATGTGGCTGAAGAAAAAGATACAAATGCATATGTAGTATGTGCAAGTATTCAAAGTGTGGCGCAGAATCTTGATCAGTTCAAGCCGGATGACTTCGGATATATTATTATTGACGAATGCCATCATAGTACTGCAAATACTTACAGGAAGGTACTTGGGTATTTTAGACCGAAATTTACCCTGGGACTTACGGCAACTCCGGAGAGGACAGACGGTGAGGATTTACTGGAGTTATTTAAAAATGTTGCGCATAAACTGGACCTGAAAACGGCTGTTGAAATAGGTGAACTAACTCCAATCCGCTGTATCCGGGTTAAAACTAATGTAGACATTTCCGCTGTAAGAATCAACGGGATCAAATATAATTCGCAGGACCTTGAAAGCAAGCTGTTTGTGCCTGAAAGGAACAGGATAATTGTTGATACATACTTGCAATATGTGAAAAACAAGAAGACCTTAGTTTTTTGTGCTTCTGTTAAGCATGCGGAAGAAATTGCGGGGCTTTTTAGGGAGAATGATGTAAAATGTGAAGCTGTTTCAGGCACGCAGAAAAGTTCTGAAAGAGCACGCATATTAGATTGTTATGAAAATGGAGATATAAATGTGCTTTGTGCTTGCGATCTTCTGAATGAAGGATGGGACAGTCCGAAGACAGAAGTGCTTTTTATGGCCAGACCTACCATGTCTAAAACCCTTTATATACAACAGCTGGGAAGAGGAATGCGTAAATGTAAAGGTAAGGACTATCTGATGGTCTTTGATTTTATTGATAATGCCAATATGTTTAACATGCCTTACTCGATTCATAGGCTGTTAAATATCAAGAATTATCGTCCCGGACAATTGGTACTTGCGCCAGACAAGCAGATAGAGCATGATATGAACTTGCTGGCCAAAGGCGAAAAACCCGAGGTTTACCTGGACTTCCCAGTAGATATAACAGACTATGAATTGATTGATCTGTTTAATTGGCAGGACGAAGTTAAGAATATGATATCTCAGCTAGAATTTGTGAGAATGGTTGATGTACAGAAAGAGACAGTTGAAAGGTATATTAGAGAAGGAAAGATAAAACCTGATTTGGAGGTTCCGGTAGGTGATAGGTACAGTTTTAAATATTTTAAAGAAGAAACTGTGAAAAAGTATGCGTCTGAGTTTGGCTGGGAACTGATAACTGCAGCAAATATGAAGGATAAGTTTATGGATATTGTAAAGACCATGGATATGAGCTATTCCTATAAGCCAGTCCTCCTAAAAGCTATGTTTGAGCATGTTGATGAAAATGGAAGAGTTAGGGTAGAGGATATAGTTGATTATTTTATTGGTTTTTACAGTGACCGAAAGAATAAAGGGTTGGTTGTAGAAAAGAAGAACAGTATATTCTGTAAAGAGGGATTTACTCGGAAGGATGTAGAGAGGAATATATTTGCCAATCCATTTAGACGATTTGAAGATATGCGTTTTGTCAGGAGAAGCCGTGATATTGAGTATGTCGAGTTTAACCGACATATATTTAGAAAGCTATCAAAAGAGGATGTTGAGTGGATTAAGGAGCATTGTAATAACAAACTTGAGGAGTATTACAAGAGAAATATTTCATAA
- a CDS encoding 2-oxoacid:acceptor oxidoreductase family protein, with product MMDKVLLAGFGGQGVMFIGKILAYAGMLGNLEVCWIPSYGPEMRGGTANCSVILSDEEIHSPVIDQADGGIVLNKPSFDKFLTRIRPGGVLVVNSSIVEMDKTREDIEIITIPAGDIANEIGNANLANMVCLGALLPKLKLVSLEKIEKAMDEVVGKKKPELYDMNIVAIKKGLES from the coding sequence ATGATGGATAAAGTGCTGCTGGCCGGTTTTGGGGGCCAGGGTGTGATGTTTATCGGTAAAATACTGGCCTATGCCGGTATGCTGGGGAACCTTGAAGTCTGCTGGATACCCTCTTATGGACCGGAAATGAGGGGAGGCACAGCCAACTGTTCCGTGATTCTGTCTGACGAAGAAATTCATTCACCTGTTATCGACCAGGCTGACGGCGGGATTGTGCTAAATAAACCCTCCTTTGATAAATTTCTTACCCGGATTAGGCCGGGCGGGGTACTGGTAGTGAACAGTTCCATTGTGGAAATGGATAAAACCCGGGAGGATATTGAGATCATTACCATACCTGCTGGCGATATTGCCAATGAAATCGGTAATGCTAATTTAGCCAATATGGTATGCCTGGGGGCCCTGCTCCCTAAGCTCAAACTGGTAAGTCTAGAAAAGATAGAAAAAGCCATGGATGAGGTTGTGGGTAAGAAAAAGCCTGAACTTTATGACATGAATATCGTTGCCATTAAAAAAGGCCTGGAGAGTTAA
- the vorB gene encoding 3-methyl-2-oxobutanoate dehydrogenase subunit VorB: MSKVLLKGNETIAEAAMRAGCKLFFGYPITPSTEIVEYLAKHLPKGGGTVLQAECEVAAINMCFGAAAAGARVMTASSSPGISLKQEGISYLAANELPVVIVNINRTGPGLGGLGPAQSDYFQSTKGGGHGDYRLIVLAPSKAQELYDLTMEAFDLADKYRNPVLLLADGFLGQMMEPVQLKERKEENLPPKDWKTDGCKGRAKRKIASYFLVNELAEEGCRRWQAKYDQIKEAEQRWESFYADDAEYLLVGYGTCGRIAKSVVLNARKQGIKLGLIRPITLWPFPVKAFTSHFDGIKGIVTVELNAGQMIEDVKLAVNCRVPVHLYSRQGGMLPHEREILKYVGQVFNLPVRGEA, encoded by the coding sequence ATGAGTAAGGTTTTATTAAAAGGAAATGAGACAATTGCTGAAGCCGCCATGCGGGCCGGCTGTAAATTATTTTTCGGCTATCCTATTACACCCTCTACAGAGATTGTAGAGTACCTGGCTAAACATTTGCCTAAAGGTGGGGGGACTGTCCTGCAAGCTGAATGTGAAGTGGCTGCCATCAATATGTGTTTTGGCGCTGCAGCAGCAGGAGCAAGGGTCATGACGGCTTCTTCCAGTCCCGGGATCAGCTTAAAACAGGAAGGCATATCCTATCTGGCTGCCAATGAACTCCCCGTAGTGATTGTCAATATCAATCGTACGGGACCGGGCTTAGGGGGGTTGGGGCCTGCCCAGTCAGACTATTTCCAATCCACGAAAGGGGGCGGGCACGGTGATTACAGGCTCATCGTTTTAGCGCCCTCAAAAGCCCAGGAGCTCTATGATTTAACCATGGAAGCCTTTGATCTGGCTGATAAGTACAGAAATCCTGTTTTACTTCTGGCTGACGGCTTCTTAGGCCAGATGATGGAGCCTGTTCAGCTAAAGGAAAGAAAAGAGGAAAACCTGCCTCCCAAGGATTGGAAGACCGATGGATGTAAAGGCAGGGCCAAACGGAAAATTGCCAGCTATTTTCTGGTGAATGAGCTGGCGGAAGAAGGCTGTCGACGCTGGCAAGCCAAATATGATCAGATAAAGGAGGCAGAGCAGCGCTGGGAAAGTTTTTATGCTGACGATGCCGAATATCTCTTAGTTGGCTATGGAACATGCGGCAGAATTGCCAAAAGCGTGGTGCTTAATGCCCGTAAACAGGGAATTAAACTGGGCTTAATCCGTCCCATTACCCTGTGGCCTTTCCCGGTGAAAGCCTTTACGTCTCACTTTGATGGGATCAAAGGAATTGTGACCGTGGAGCTCAATGCCGGACAAATGATAGAGGATGTTAAACTGGCTGTGAACTGCCGTGTTCCCGTACACCTCTACAGCAGGCAGGGTGGGATGCTTCCTCATGAAAGGGAAATATTAAAATATGTGGGGCAAGTCTTTAATTTGCCAGTGAGAGGGGAGGCATAG